A single Alcanivorax borkumensis SK2 DNA region contains:
- the fadB gene encoding fatty acid oxidation complex subunit alpha FadB: MIYQGNAVSVQLLDDGIAELKFDLQGESVNKFNQETVEDLGKAVEAVKTNSDIKGLIVTSGKGVFIVGADITEFTDMFKLPEDEIASWCLKSNEVFNALEDLDIPKVAAVNGIALGGGLELCLAADFRVLSEKAQVGLPEVKLGLYPGFGGTVRLPRVIGVDNAVEWIAAGGQHKADKALSVGVADAVVAHDELQNAAIDLVKQCLAGKIDFRAKRAEKLEPLKLPPMENMMAFQTCTAMVMGQAGKNYPAPVAAVNAMQKHAGMNRKEAQEVEAKGFAKVAKSPQATCMVGLFLADQQVKKVNGKTAKASKEINQAAVLGAGIMGGGIAFQSASKGTPIIMKDIADKALDLGMSEASKLLTKRVDRKKMKPAKMAQVLSSIRPTLNYGDFANVNVVVEAVVENQKVKQSVLAEVEDKVTEGTVLASNTSTISITKLAEALKRPQDFAGMHFFNPVHMMPLVEVIRGEKTSDETVGTLVAYAQKMGKTPIVVNDCPGFLVNRVLFPYFGGFGMLMRDGADFQAVDKVMQKFGWPMGPAYLMDVVGIDTGVHAAEVMAEGYPERMQYDFKDASTVMFENDRYGQKNGVGFYKYELDKKGKTKKVVDESTYELIKPHVADSKEFDAEEIIARMMIPMCTETVRCLEDNIVGSAAEADMAMIYGIGFPPFRGGPLRYIDSVGVKEFVALCDKYAHLGGIYEAPQMLKDMASKGESFFA, from the coding sequence ATGATCTATCAAGGCAACGCCGTAAGCGTACAACTGCTTGACGACGGCATCGCCGAACTGAAGTTTGACCTTCAGGGCGAGTCCGTTAACAAGTTCAATCAGGAAACCGTGGAAGACCTCGGTAAGGCTGTGGAAGCTGTTAAAACGAACAGCGACATCAAAGGCCTAATCGTGACTTCCGGCAAAGGGGTTTTCATTGTTGGCGCCGACATCACCGAATTCACCGACATGTTCAAACTGCCGGAAGATGAAATCGCCAGCTGGTGTCTGAAATCTAACGAAGTCTTCAACGCCCTTGAAGATCTCGACATTCCCAAAGTGGCGGCCGTTAATGGCATCGCCTTGGGTGGTGGCTTAGAACTGTGTCTGGCCGCAGATTTCCGCGTACTGAGCGAAAAAGCTCAGGTCGGTCTGCCGGAAGTGAAACTGGGCTTGTACCCGGGCTTCGGCGGCACCGTGCGCTTGCCCCGCGTAATTGGTGTAGATAATGCCGTTGAGTGGATCGCCGCTGGCGGTCAGCACAAAGCGGACAAAGCGCTGAGCGTAGGTGTAGCCGACGCGGTCGTTGCCCACGACGAACTGCAGAACGCGGCCATCGATCTGGTCAAGCAATGCCTAGCCGGCAAAATCGATTTCCGCGCCAAGCGTGCCGAGAAACTGGAACCGCTGAAACTGCCACCCATGGAAAACATGATGGCCTTCCAGACTTGCACCGCCATGGTGATGGGCCAGGCAGGCAAGAACTACCCGGCCCCGGTAGCCGCCGTAAACGCCATGCAAAAGCATGCTGGCATGAACCGCAAAGAAGCACAGGAAGTGGAAGCCAAAGGCTTCGCCAAAGTGGCCAAGTCTCCGCAAGCCACCTGCATGGTTGGGCTGTTCCTGGCAGACCAGCAAGTGAAAAAGGTCAACGGCAAAACCGCTAAAGCCTCCAAAGAGATCAATCAGGCCGCCGTACTGGGCGCAGGCATCATGGGCGGCGGTATCGCCTTCCAGTCTGCCTCTAAAGGCACGCCGATCATCATGAAGGACATCGCCGACAAAGCGCTGGACCTGGGCATGAGCGAAGCCAGCAAACTGCTGACCAAGCGTGTTGATCGCAAGAAAATGAAGCCCGCCAAAATGGCGCAGGTTTTGTCCTCTATCCGTCCGACCCTGAACTACGGCGACTTCGCCAACGTGAACGTGGTGGTTGAGGCGGTAGTTGAGAACCAGAAGGTCAAGCAGTCCGTATTGGCGGAAGTGGAAGATAAGGTAACCGAGGGCACCGTGCTGGCCTCCAACACCTCCACCATTTCCATCACCAAACTGGCTGAAGCCCTGAAGCGTCCGCAAGACTTCGCCGGCATGCACTTCTTCAACCCGGTACACATGATGCCGCTGGTGGAAGTAATCCGTGGCGAAAAGACCTCCGACGAAACCGTTGGCACCCTGGTGGCCTACGCTCAGAAAATGGGCAAAACCCCCATCGTGGTTAACGACTGCCCCGGCTTCCTGGTTAACCGTGTACTGTTCCCCTACTTCGGCGGCTTCGGCATGCTGATGCGCGACGGTGCCGACTTCCAGGCGGTCGACAAAGTGATGCAGAAGTTCGGCTGGCCTATGGGCCCGGCGTACCTGATGGACGTGGTTGGCATCGACACCGGTGTTCACGCGGCTGAGGTAATGGCTGAAGGCTACCCCGAGCGCATGCAGTACGACTTCAAAGATGCGTCCACTGTGATGTTCGAAAACGATCGTTACGGCCAGAAAAACGGCGTCGGTTTCTACAAGTACGAGCTGGACAAGAAAGGCAAAACCAAAAAGGTTGTCGACGAGTCCACCTACGAACTGATCAAGCCGCACGTGGCTGACAGCAAGGAATTCGATGCGGAAGAAATCATCGCCCGCATGATGATCCCCATGTGCACCGAAACCGTTCGCTGCCTGGAAGACAACATCGTAGGTTCCGCTGCCGAGGCCGACATGGCCATGATCTACGGCATCGGCTTCCCTCCCTTCCGTGGCGGTCCGCTGCGTTACATCGACAGTGTTGGCGTTAAAGAATTCGTCGCGCTGTGTGACAAGTACGCGCACCTGGGTGGCATCTACGAAGCACCGCAGATGCTCAAAGACATGGCCTCCAAGGGCGAGTCTTTCTTCGCCTAA